A stretch of Rhododendron vialii isolate Sample 1 chromosome 4a, ASM3025357v1 DNA encodes these proteins:
- the LOC131323877 gene encoding uncharacterized mitochondrial protein AtMg00810-like, giving the protein MDVKNAFLNDNLTEEVYMQPPPGYNYRPIKVCKLNHALYEVCARGIIFLLLYVDNMIVTVDDTVGIFNLKAYLNKQFQMKDLGNVSHFLGLEISSISDGHYLTQAKLVTQLISTTGYCFIIGDSLISWQSKKQSLVSRFSTKAEYRAIVDTTQAVIWLHWLLLLHFIVTIKVFN; this is encoded by the exons ATGGACgtaaaaaatgcatttctcAATGACAATCTTACTGAAGAAGTTTATATGCAACCTCCACCTGGATATAATTATCGTCCAATCAAAGTGTGTAAACTTAATCATGCTCTCTATG AAGTCTGCGCACGTggtattatttttcttcttctttatgttGATAATATGATTGTTACTGTTGATGATACTGTTGGTATTTTCAATCTCAAAGCCTACCTCAACAAGCAATTTCAGATGAAGGATTTAGGTAATGTGAGCCACTTCTTGGGTCTTGAGATCTCATCTATATCCGATGGCCACTATCTCACTCAGGCTAA GCTAGTGACCCAACTGATCTCAACTACAGGCTATTGCTTCATTATCGGTGACTCACTCATCTCTTGGCAAAGTAAGAAGCAATCTCTTGTTTCTCGCTTTAGTACTAAGGCAGAGTATCGTGCTATTGTTGACACTACTCAGGCAGTGATATGGCTTCACTGGCTACTGCTACTACACTTTATTGTGACAATCAAAGTGTTTAATTAG
- the LOC131324664 gene encoding PAN domain-containing protein At5g03700, with translation MYFNGSSLLVVEFNMDTKKPITFLTRFLVSLCILSSLTRFQVGSTPAAATTQQLLRGFAATPNPSISSFQSLLVDSTGNYSLGFLRVNKVLLALAVIHVPSSEPLWDANPTSPARWYDKPRVFFHGSLVLSDPQAGVFWSSGTEGDRVSLSNTSNLVISLDGSNSILWQSFDFPSDTLMENQNFTSTMSLVSSNGLYSMRLGTDSMALYARFNRSSDTDQIYWKHRALQAKAEVIEGGGPVYLVLSSDGYLGMYQNSSVPVDVQSFNSFQQRGSGIRRVRIEPDGNLKGYYWTGSKWVLDYQAISDPCELPSACGSYGLCQPGKGCYCLDNRTDYNSGGCVAPENNSGDFCGDGNNKYWVLRRQGVELPYKELMGYEKMGSLAQCESACEENCTCWGAVYTNSSGLCYMLDYPVQTLLKVSDVTKVGYFKVREGAGKKGGMEVGIGLLCVGVVLVFGGVVGFGLYRVRSRKRGVAGYVEEDGVVGVGPYKDLGAASFRSIELCER, from the coding sequence ATGTATTTCAATGGCTCCTCTTTACTAGTAGTAGAGTTCAACATGGACACGAAAAAACCTATCACTTTCTTGACCCGTTTTCTTGTCTCTCTCTGCATCCTGTCATCGCTCACAAGGTTTCAGGTCGGATCCACCCCAGCCGCCGCCACAACCCAACAGCTTCTCAGGGGATTCGCAGCCACCCCAAACCCATCAATCTCCTCTTTCCAATCCCTACTCGTTGATTCAACCGGAAACTACTCACTGGGTTTCCTCCGGGTCAACAAGGTCCTACTCGCTCTGGCCGTCATCCACGTTCCATCCTCCGAACCCTTATGGGACGCCAACCCGACCAGCCCCGCGAGATGGTACGACAAGCCCCGGGTCTTCTTCCATGGCAGTCTCGTTCTTTCCGACCCGCAAGCGGGGGTGTTTTGGTCAAGTGGAACCGAGGGCGACCGGGTTTCCCTATCCAACACATCCAATCTTGTTATTTCTCTTGATGGGTCCAATTCGATTCTCTGGCAAAGTTTTGATTTTCCCTCCGACACCCTAATGGAGAACCAAAATTTCACCAGTACCATGTCCTTGGTTTCTTCAAACGGGCTTTACTCAATGCGGTTAGGAACAGATTCCATGGCCTTATACGCCCGGTTCAACCGGAGCTCCGACACGGATCAGATTTACTGGAAGCACAGGGCTTTACAGGCCAAAGCAGAAGTCATTGAGGGCGGAGGACCCGTTTACCTCGTCCTCAGCTCCGATGGGTACTTGGGTATGTACCAAAACAGCTCAGTTCCAGTCGACGTGCAGTCTTTCAACAGCTTCCAGCAGAGAGGGTCCGGGATCCGACGGGTCCGGATAGAACCCGACGGGAACCTCAAAGGGTATTACTGGACCGGGTCGAAATGGGTGTTGGATTACCAGGCGATATCCGACCCGTGTGAATTGCCCTCTGCTTGTGGGTCTTACGGGTTGTGTCAGCCGGGTAAGGGTTGCTATTGTCTGGACAACCGGACTGATTACAACTCCGGCGGGTGTGTCGCGCCGGAGAATAACTCCGGCGACTTTTGCGGTGATGGCAATAATAAGTATTGGGTGTTGAGGAGACAAGGTGTGGAGTTACCCTACAAGGAGCTAATGGGGTATGAGAAGATGGGGTCACTGGCTCAGTGTGAGAGTGCATGCGAAGAGAACTGCACGTGTTGGGGTGCGGTGTACACTAACTCCTCTGGGTTGTGCTACATGTTAGATTATCCGGTACAGACCTTGTTGAAAGTTAGTGATGTGACCAAAGTGGGGTATTTTAAGGTGAGGGAAGGTGCAGGGAAGAAGGGTGGTATGGAGGTGGGGATTGGGTTGTTGTGCGTGGGGGTAGTTTTGGTATTTGGAGGGGTTGTTGGGTTTGGATTGTATAGGGTGAGGAGTAGGAAGAGAGGGGTGGCTGGGTACGTGGAGGAAGATGGTGTGGTGGGTGTGGGACCGTATAAGGATTTGGGGGCCGCCAGTTTTAGGTCAATTGAGCTTTGTGAGAGGTGA